DNA from Krasilnikovia cinnamomea:
GACCATGGGCAAGAACGAGGGCGCCATCAAGGCCCTGCAGTACCGGGCCGTCCGGGCGCTCGCCCGGCTGCTGCCCGAAGGGTTCCAGTGGTGACGACGCTTTTCCCGATGTCGATCTCCACACCACCCGCCGACAGTCCCCGACCCGTAACCGTACGCGCCCACCGCGCGTTTGACCGGGTGCGACCCGCGTTGGACCGCAAGTCCCGCTCCTACGTCGCGACCGCCGGCAACGGAGCCGACGACAGAATCACGAGCGAAGGGAGGTGCCCGTGGTGAACTTCGATTTCCTCGACCGCCGCAGTGCCGAGCGCTTCGCGGAGCTTCTCGACGAGACGACCGGCGGGCGTCGGCACCACGCCCGTGCCCAGGCTGACGAGCAGCTCGCGGGAATGGTCGCGATCGGTCACAGCCTCGCCGCGGTCCGGCCCGGCGTTCAGGTCGATCCCGAGTTCCGGGTCGGCCTGCGCGCCATGCTGGTCGCCACGGCGGAACGCGACGGGATCGGCCGCAGCGCGGCGGCCACGGACGCCACGTCGGCGCCCACCGGCGCCGCCGAATCCGGCTTCGGCACTCTGCGGGTCGGCACGGCCCGCCGGTTCCGGGCCCGGGGCGCCATCGTCATCGGGGTCGCGGCCGGCGCGATGGCGGTCTCCGGCATCTCCGCGGCCAGCGACAACGCGGCCCCCGGCGACGCCCTGTACGGCGTCAAGCGCTCCACCGAGCGCGCCCAGCTGGCCATGGCCGGCTCCGACCTGACCCGCGGCCAGCTCTGGCTGGACTTCGCCCGCAACCGGCTGGCCGAGGCCGCCGCGATGGGGGACAGCACCCGCTTCGGCCAGGTTCTAGACGACATGGACGCGGACACCCGCACGGGAGTGCGGCTGCTCGCCTCGGCGGCCGTCGCCCGGCAGGACGACGGGCCACTGGCCACGATCGAGTCGTTCGCGGTCGGTCAGCAGCGGACCCTCACCACCGTCCTGGACGGGCTGAACCAGGCCAACCGGGCCCGGGCGATCACCTCCCTGGACCTGCTCGACGACGTCCTGCAGCGCGCCAAGGACCTGAAGGCCGGCCTGGCCTGCGACCCCCCCATCCCGGACGGAACGGACTCCCTGGGCCCGAAGCTGCAGGACTGCCCGGCCGGGACGAACACCGCGACCGAGCGGGAGGAGCCGGGCCGCTCCGAGAAGCCCGGCAAGCCCGCCACCGCCGCCGAGAAGGACACCTCGAAGGCGAAGCCGGAACCCACCGCGACCGAACCGGCCCCGGACCGGCAGCTGAACGCGGACGCGGTACCGCCCGGCACGGCGGAGACCGACGACGACCACGCACCGACGGCCTCCGCGGCACCGTCCACCGGATCCCAGGACGGTGCCGAAGGCGACCAGGGGCTGCTCGGCGGTCTCCTGAACGGCATCTTCGGCGCCAGCGCCTGAGCTCGCGCCCGGCGGCGGCCGGATCCCTGGACGGCTACAGGCCGAAGGGGTCCGGCCGCTTTTCGAGCAGCGCGTACAGCGTGGCCTGGATGGTCTCGCGCACCTGGTCCGCGAGGTTGTAGACCACCATCGGATCGTCGGCGGAGTCGCGCAGGTGCGCGGTCGGAATCGGCGGGCAGAACTGGATCAGCCATTTGCTGGGCAGCGGCACCAGCCCCAGCGGCCCCAGCCACGGGAAGGTCGGGGTGACCGGAAAGTACGGGATCCCGAGCAGGCGGGCCAGCGGCTTGAAGTCGGCCAGGATCGGGTAGATCTCCTCGGCCCCGACGATCGCGACCGGGATGATCGGGGTGCCGGTGCGCAGCGCGGCGGAGACGAAGCCGCCCCGGCCGAAGCGCTGCAGCTTGTACCGCTCCGAGAAGCGCTTGCCGATCCCCTTGAAGCCCTCGGGAAAGACACCGACCATCTCGCCCGTGCGCATCAGCCGCTCGGCGTCGGGGTTGCACGCCACGGTCGCCCCGGCCTTGCGGGCCAGCTCGGACATCACCGGGACGCTGAACACCAGGTCCGCGCCGAGCAGCCGCAGGTGGCGTCCGGCCGGGGTGTGGTCGCGCAGCGCCACGGACAGCATCAGCGCGTCCAGCGCGATCGTCCCGGAGTGGTTGCCGACCACCAGGCCACCGCCGTCGTCCGGCACGTTCTCGACGCCGAACACCTCGGTACGGAACCAGTCCCGGTACAGGAGCCGCAGCATCGGGTAGAAGACCGTGTCGGTCAGCTCGGGGTCGAAGCCGAAATCGTCGACCTCGTACGCCCCGGCCAGCCGTCGGCGCAGGAAGGCCAGGCCGCTCGCGACCCGCTGGTCCCACACGTCGACCATGTCCCGCGGGCGGGACTCGTCCGGGCCGGGTGGCGTGTTCTCGTCCAGGGTCATTGCTGCTCCCCCACCCCCACCGCGGTATCGGGCGGACCCGCCTCGACGGCCGGTCGCCGCGCGGCGGCCTCGCGGACCCGGCGGATCCCGTCGAGGATGGCGCGCTCGGCCATGGCCAGCCGGTCCGCAGTGAGCGAGGAGCCACCCATGTGGCCCCGGATGAAGTCGTCGAACGCGGCCGCGGTGGTGCGGGGCGTGAAGCCGAACTCGCGGACCAGCCGGGCCGTGTCCACCACCCGGCCGTGGACGAACAGGTCGATCTGATCCAGCCCGATCTGCCCGATGCCGACCGCCCGGGCGACCCCGCCGAGCGAGGAGAGGGTGGACTCGGGCAACGGCACCGAGATCCGGCCGGCCCGGCGTACGGCCTGGGACAGGTTGAGCACCCCGGCGCCCGCCACGTTGAAGGTGCCCGGATGGTCCTCGATGACCGCCCGGTGCAGGACCTCCAGCGCGTCGTCGACGTGCACGAACTGCAGGCGGGCGTCGCGGCCCAGCACCGTGGGCACGACGGCCTGGGCGAAGTACCGGGTCAGGCTGGTCTCGGCGGTGGAGCTGATGAACGGCGCGAACCGCAGCACCGTGGCGGTCACCTCGGGGCGGCGGCGGCGGAAGCCGCGCACGTACCCCTCGATGTCGAGGATGTCGCGGGCGAACGAGCCGCGCGGCACCGCGCGCGGCTCCGTGTCCTCGGTGAATACGGCCGGGTCGCGGAACGACGCGCCGTACGCGGCGGTCGACGAGCGGACCACGAGCTTGCGCAGCCGGGTGGCGCCCTGGGCGGCGGCCAGCAGCTGCATGGTGCCGATGACGTTCTGTTCCTTCATCGCCGCGCGGCCGCCGTGCTGGGGGTCGGGCGCGCCGTTGATGGCGAGGTGGACGAGCCCCTCGGCACCGAGGTCGGCGAGCGCGCCGGTGGCGGCCCGCGCGTCGGCCCGGATCAGCTCGACGTCCCCCAGCAGGCTCGCGAAGGCCGGTGGCGGGGTCTGCGGATCCAGGCCGATGACGCGTTCGACCCGGGGGTCGGCGGCGAGCCGCGACGCCACGTGGGCGCCGAGTAGGCGGCTGACCCCGGTGACCACGACGACCCGCGGCGCGTCCGGGGTGGAAGACGTCACCACGTATGCCCTTCGGGGGTCGGCGGCGGTGGGGCGGGTGACGCGGCCGGGCCTACGGCCCGGCCGGGGGTCACTTGCCGAGACGGCGACGCTGGACGCGGGTCTTGCGCAGCAGCTTACGGTGCTTCTTCTTCGCCATACGCTTGCGGCGCTTCTTGACCACGGAGCCCATACGACAAGCCTCTCGAAACCATGTAGGGGTCGGAGCGGACCGCGCACGTAGACGCGTCCGGCCTCCGAACTGGACCGCTGCCCAGGCCCGGCACAGGGCGGTGACCTACGCCGCACGCGCGCACGACGACCTGGGAACCAGCCGCTCCAGCGTAGCGGCCCGGCCGCGCCCGGACCAACAGGGCCCCCGCCACGCCGTCAGGCACTCTGACTGAACGCCCCGCGCAGATACTCATGTACTGCGTGTTCCGGCACGCGGAACGAGCGGCCGACCCGTACGGCGGTGAGGTCGCCACCGTGAACCAGGCGATAGACGGTCATCTTGGAGACCCGCATGAGAGCGGCCACCTCGGCCACGGTCAGGAAGCGCACCTCCGAGAGACGTTCCTCGGACTGGGCTGGTCCCGTCATCTCCTCGCACCGATCCCTTCGCGCCGACGTGCGTGTCATCAGTACGGTATCGAGACGGCTGTGACCAGGGCGATACGTTCCGTGAAAACGCCACCAAAAAGTCAAGGCGACACGCAGGGGATTCGTGGCATTTCCCCCGAATTGGTTATTTCCGCGCTACTTGCGGGACGCCAGGGCCCGGCCGAAGAACGCCAGGTTCGCCGGGCGCTCGGCCAGCCGGCGCATCAGGTAGCCGTACCACTGGTCCCCGTACGGGACGTACACGCGCACGGTGTAGCCCGCGGCGGCCAGCCGGGCCTGCTCGTCGGGGCGCACGCCGTACAGCATCTGGATCTCGAACTCGGACGGGTCGCGGTCGAACCAGCGGGCCCGGTCCTCGGTGATCGCGATCAGCCGGGGGTCGTGGGTCGCCAGCATCGGGTAACCCTCGCCGGCCATCAGGATGTTGAGGCAGCGCACGTACGACTTGTCCACGTCCAGCGCCGACTGGAACGCCACCGACTCGGGCTCCGCGTACGCGCCCTTGCACAGCCGCACCCGCGACCCGCTGGCCGCCAGTTCCCGGCAGTCCCCCTCGGTGCGCCGCAGGTACGCCTGCAGCACCGCACCGGTCGCCGGGTGGTCCTTGCGCAACTCGGCCAGGATCTCCAGGGTCGAGTCCGTGGTGGTG
Protein-coding regions in this window:
- a CDS encoding DUF5667 domain-containing protein, with translation MVNFDFLDRRSAERFAELLDETTGGRRHHARAQADEQLAGMVAIGHSLAAVRPGVQVDPEFRVGLRAMLVATAERDGIGRSAAATDATSAPTGAAESGFGTLRVGTARRFRARGAIVIGVAAGAMAVSGISAASDNAAPGDALYGVKRSTERAQLAMAGSDLTRGQLWLDFARNRLAEAAAMGDSTRFGQVLDDMDADTRTGVRLLASAAVARQDDGPLATIESFAVGQQRTLTTVLDGLNQANRARAITSLDLLDDVLQRAKDLKAGLACDPPIPDGTDSLGPKLQDCPAGTNTATEREEPGRSEKPGKPATAAEKDTSKAKPEPTATEPAPDRQLNADAVPPGTAETDDDHAPTASAAPSTGSQDGAEGDQGLLGGLLNGIFGASA
- a CDS encoding lysophospholipid acyltransferase family protein; this translates as MTLDENTPPGPDESRPRDMVDVWDQRVASGLAFLRRRLAGAYEVDDFGFDPELTDTVFYPMLRLLYRDWFRTEVFGVENVPDDGGGLVVGNHSGTIALDALMLSVALRDHTPAGRHLRLLGADLVFSVPVMSELARKAGATVACNPDAERLMRTGEMVGVFPEGFKGIGKRFSERYKLQRFGRGGFVSAALRTGTPIIPVAIVGAEEIYPILADFKPLARLLGIPYFPVTPTFPWLGPLGLVPLPSKWLIQFCPPIPTAHLRDSADDPMVVYNLADQVRETIQATLYALLEKRPDPFGL
- a CDS encoding NAD-dependent epimerase/dehydratase family protein, encoding MTSSTPDAPRVVVVTGVSRLLGAHVASRLAADPRVERVIGLDPQTPPPAFASLLGDVELIRADARAATGALADLGAEGLVHLAINGAPDPQHGGRAAMKEQNVIGTMQLLAAAQGATRLRKLVVRSSTAAYGASFRDPAVFTEDTEPRAVPRGSFARDILDIEGYVRGFRRRRPEVTATVLRFAPFISSTAETSLTRYFAQAVVPTVLGRDARLQFVHVDDALEVLHRAVIEDHPGTFNVAGAGVLNLSQAVRRAGRISVPLPESTLSSLGGVARAVGIGQIGLDQIDLFVHGRVVDTARLVREFGFTPRTTAAAFDDFIRGHMGGSSLTADRLAMAERAILDGIRRVREAAARRPAVEAGPPDTAVGVGEQQ
- a CDS encoding 30S ribosomal protein bS22, which encodes MGSVVKKRRKRMAKKKHRKLLRKTRVQRRRLGK
- a CDS encoding helix-turn-helix domain-containing protein, with translation MTGPAQSEERLSEVRFLTVAEVAALMRVSKMTVYRLVHGGDLTAVRVGRSFRVPEHAVHEYLRGAFSQSA
- a CDS encoding proline dehydrogenase family protein, which gives rise to MLRSVILAAAGSARMERFVANAPISKNIVHRFVAGDGTEDALRVSRELADDGLAVSLDHLGEDTLTAEQAEATKDEYLRLLGRLKETGLTPATEVSVKLSALGQKVDDRTAYEHARAICAAAADAGTTVTLDMEDHTTTDSTLEILAELRKDHPATGAVLQAYLRRTEGDCRELAASGSRVRLCKGAYAEPESVAFQSALDVDKSYVRCLNILMAGEGYPMLATHDPRLIAITEDRARWFDRDPSEFEIQMLYGVRPDEQARLAAAGYTVRVYVPYGDQWYGYLMRRLAERPANLAFFGRALASRK